The following proteins are encoded in a genomic region of Lachnospiraceae bacterium KM106-2:
- a CDS encoding prolyl-tRNA synthetase, archaeal/eukaryal type has protein sequence MAKDKKFVEAITSMEDDFAQWYTDVVKKAELIDYSSVRGCMILRPNGYAIWENIQKVLDAKFKETGVENVYMPMLIPESLLQKEKDHVEGFAPEVAWVTHGGLEPLQERLCVRPTSETLFCDFYSNIIQSYRDLPKVYNQWCSVVRWEKTTRPFLRTMEFLWQEGHTAHATQEEAEERTVQMLNMYADFCEEYLAIPMIKGRKTDKEKFAGAESTYTIEALMHDGKALQSGTSHNFGDGFAKAFGIQYTDKDNKLQYVHQTSWGMTTRIIGAMIMVHGDNSGLVLPPKIAPTQVMIIPIAQHKEGVLEKAAELKERLHDFRVKVDDSDKGPGWKFSEQEMRGIPIRIEIGPKDIEANQGVIVRRDTREKIVVCLDELEAKVAEVLETMQKDMLERARKHRDAHTYVATNYDEFKQTVAEKPGFVKAMWCGDAACENKIKEDTTATSRCMPFKQEKVADTCVCCGKPAKALVYWGKAY, from the coding sequence ATGGCTAAGGACAAAAAATTTGTTGAAGCAATTACTTCAATGGAAGATGATTTTGCACAATGGTATACTGACGTTGTAAAAAAAGCAGAATTAATTGATTACTCAAGTGTAAGAGGATGTATGATTCTACGTCCAAATGGTTATGCAATCTGGGAAAACATTCAAAAGGTATTAGATGCTAAATTCAAGGAAACAGGTGTTGAAAACGTATATATGCCAATGTTAATTCCTGAGAGTCTATTACAAAAAGAAAAAGACCATGTTGAAGGTTTTGCACCAGAAGTTGCATGGGTTACACATGGTGGATTAGAACCATTACAAGAAAGACTTTGTGTTCGTCCAACATCAGAAACTTTATTCTGTGATTTCTACTCAAATATCATCCAATCTTATCGTGATCTACCAAAGGTATATAACCAATGGTGTTCTGTAGTTCGTTGGGAAAAGACAACAAGACCTTTCCTTCGTACGATGGAATTCTTATGGCAAGAGGGACATACTGCTCATGCTACACAAGAAGAAGCTGAAGAAAGAACAGTTCAAATGTTAAATATGTATGCTGATTTCTGCGAAGAATATTTAGCAATTCCTATGATCAAAGGTCGTAAGACAGATAAAGAAAAATTTGCAGGTGCAGAATCAACTTATACAATCGAAGCATTAATGCATGATGGTAAGGCATTACAATCAGGAACTAGCCATAACTTTGGTGATGGATTTGCAAAAGCATTTGGTATCCAATATACAGATAAGGATAACAAGTTACAATATGTTCATCAAACTTCTTGGGGTATGACTACAAGAATCATTGGTGCTATGATCATGGTTCATGGTGATAACAGCGGTCTTGTATTACCACCTAAGATTGCACCAACACAAGTTATGATCATTCCAATTGCTCAGCATAAAGAGGGCGTACTTGAAAAAGCTGCTGAGTTGAAAGAACGTTTACATGACTTCCGTGTAAAAGTGGATGATTCTGATAAGGGACCAGGCTGGAAGTTCAGCGAACAAGAGATGCGTGGTATTCCAATCCGTATCGAAATCGGACCAAAGGATATCGAAGCAAATCAAGGTGTTATCGTTCGTCGTGACACAAGAGAAAAGATCGTTGTTTGCTTAGATGAATTAGAAGCTAAAGTTGCAGAAGTTTTAGAAACTATGCAGAAAGATATGTTAGAACGTGCGAGAAAACATAGAGATGCTCATACTTATGTTGCAACAAATTATGATGAATTCAAGCAAACAGTTGCTGAAAAACCAGGATTTGTGAAAGCAATGTGGTGTGGTGATGCAGCTTGTGAAAACAAGATTAAAGAAGATACAACAGCAACATCACGTTGTATGCCATTTAAACAAGAAAAGGTAGCTGATACATGCGTATGCTGCGGAAAACCAGCAAAAGCTCTTGTTTACTGGGGTAAAGCATACTAA
- a CDS encoding predicted permease produces the protein MFRFMLPFLFPFIVAYLLARIVKPVAIFLRKRFHLPLILGSTIAIVFLFALIGSIVYFLGRALFGQLISFIQDIPIYQNVIYAKLAKICCCMDKMLGYSAGSVQTVVWDNINQGFMVVQENLMPFITTQTMTVVTKVLEIGTFVLIVAISVINLVPDFDSISERYRKTVIYQVIHPITGKLASVGYAYVKTQSIIMSVNAVILFAGFLIIKNKYALLAAIGIAFMDAFPIIGSGLFLIPWAIISLLSKKVFVAAMLISLYGLCELVRQLLEPRLLGNRLGIKPIFSIMAMYVGVDLFGVVGFLLGPLALVILRTIVSECV, from the coding sequence GTGTTTCGTTTTATGCTTCCTTTCTTATTCCCCTTTATTGTGGCATATTTATTGGCCAGAATTGTAAAACCAGTAGCTATATTTTTGAGGAAACGTTTTCATCTTCCTCTAATTTTAGGAAGTACCATAGCAATTGTATTTTTATTTGCACTGATTGGTTCAATTGTATATTTTTTAGGGCGAGCATTGTTTGGCCAGTTGATCAGTTTTATTCAGGATATTCCAATTTACCAAAATGTGATCTATGCTAAATTAGCGAAAATCTGTTGTTGTATGGATAAAATGTTAGGTTATTCTGCAGGAAGTGTTCAGACGGTTGTTTGGGATAATATCAATCAAGGATTTATGGTGGTTCAAGAGAATCTAATGCCGTTTATTACAACTCAGACAATGACCGTCGTTACAAAGGTATTGGAAATTGGAACTTTTGTGTTGATCGTTGCAATCTCAGTCATTAATTTAGTACCAGATTTTGACTCGATTTCTGAACGTTATCGAAAAACGGTGATTTATCAGGTTATTCATCCGATTACCGGTAAACTTGCAAGTGTAGGCTATGCATATGTTAAGACTCAATCGATTATTATGTCTGTAAATGCGGTGATTCTATTTGCTGGATTTTTAATTATTAAGAATAAGTATGCTTTGCTAGCGGCGATTGGAATTGCCTTTATGGATGCCTTTCCGATCATTGGTAGCGGATTATTCTTAATTCCTTGGGCAATTATTAGTCTGCTAAGCAAAAAGGTATTTGTAGCAGCAATGCTGATCTCGTTATATGGGTTATGTGAATTGGTAAGACAGCTGTTAGAGCCTAGATTACTTGGAAATCGTCTTGGAATTAAGCCTATTTTTTCAATTATGGCAATGTATGTAGGTGTTGACCTATTTGGAGTAGTAGGTTTTCTGCTTGGACCATTAGCATTAGTTATTTTGCGGACAATTGTCAGTGAGTGTGTTTGA
- a CDS encoding rhomboid family serine protease, which produces MINQIEGLLLHSNFIKKQTNMPEVTIFEQYEGGMPNVIVLFDLRRITCYPEQYWHITNQIQNSYGIKPKQYLNILCCNSVDEVRDLTQLEEMPQWIADSSSKKLMIYENQGNSFSEIRQELEGLLQERHFEPKKQFKRLPMCTLFLILVNIVIFILVEITGGSNNIGNMVRWGASEYYKIADEHQYYRFFTNMFLHFGVEHLFNNMLVLFLIGERLEQLLGKWKYLFLYLVTGIMASIGSFLYYIQIDELNVVSAGASGAIFGVVGAITAFIILNKGRVSDITPQRIIFFVVISFYMGLQGTEVDNAAHISGFVSGVILMLIMYWINKKKQTKKEGIA; this is translated from the coding sequence ATGATTAATCAAATTGAAGGATTGTTATTACATTCTAATTTTATAAAAAAGCAGACGAATATGCCCGAGGTTACAATATTTGAGCAGTATGAAGGTGGAATGCCTAATGTTATTGTGTTATTCGATTTAAGGCGTATCACATGCTATCCAGAGCAATATTGGCATATTACAAATCAGATTCAGAACTCTTATGGTATAAAACCTAAACAGTATTTAAATATACTTTGCTGTAATAGTGTAGATGAAGTAAGAGATCTTACTCAACTAGAAGAGATGCCTCAATGGATCGCAGATAGCTCAAGTAAAAAACTTATGATTTATGAGAATCAAGGAAATAGTTTTAGTGAGATCAGGCAGGAGCTTGAAGGATTATTACAGGAAAGACACTTTGAGCCTAAAAAGCAATTCAAGAGGTTACCAATGTGTACACTATTTTTAATTCTAGTAAACATTGTTATATTTATATTGGTTGAAATAACAGGAGGTTCGAATAATATTGGTAATATGGTCAGATGGGGCGCTTCTGAATATTATAAAATAGCTGATGAACATCAGTATTATCGATTCTTCACTAACATGTTTTTACATTTTGGAGTTGAGCATCTATTTAATAATATGTTAGTATTGTTCTTGATAGGAGAACGATTGGAGCAATTATTAGGTAAATGGAAATACTTATTTTTATATCTGGTGACCGGTATTATGGCTTCAATAGGATCTTTTCTATACTATATTCAAATTGATGAGTTAAATGTAGTATCAGCAGGTGCTTCAGGTGCAATATTTGGAGTTGTTGGTGCTATTACAGCTTTTATTATCTTAAATAAGGGCAGAGTATCTGATATTACACCTCAAAGAATCATATTTTTTGTAGTTATTAGTTTCTATATGGGATTACAGGGAACAGAGGTTGATAATGCAGCACATATTTCGGGATTTGTTTCGGGAGTTATTTTAATGTTAATCATGTATTGGATTAATAAAAAGAAACAAACCAAAAAAGAGGGAATTGCATAG
- a CDS encoding FHA domain-containing predicted membrane protein, which yields MEAQIIRTMDDNYVIIPDESNDILNHFSTKMIQNNELDCLLKLDVRIINGVGYYYYDIGNREALTERYDRKKMTYEELIHLFSEIQALLMKAREYLLGADHFILDPRYIFEGENKISFIYVEAVSKELRIQMRELLIYLMEKVDYCNKKAVTLTYELFQIVNQDTCTLEYFFHSLSKEINRNIDDIEPAIIADMDESKVVVEPNMVQAGKVKEQPLEKNKKTQSVGALSIMMVIISLLLSGAVIYTLYYYGLLNNKIGDKLDYTKLAIVLAVFILINYLVIQKSLMKKSNKEEIIAQSTVPNTCNRVVKEKEEHTTALVETSHSEPTTVLEEEGKYLLQAVEKESYNDLFVYCYPYTLGKSAKMADGIINNSNVSRIHAKIERIEGDMMLCDMNSTNGTYINNQRIPKGTKAKLKVGDEIRLADVEYLLVRSS from the coding sequence TTGGAAGCTCAAATTATACGAACAATGGATGACAACTATGTGATAATCCCAGATGAGAGTAATGATATTTTGAATCATTTTTCTACTAAGATGATACAAAATAATGAGTTAGATTGTTTATTAAAGCTAGATGTTCGGATTATTAATGGGGTTGGTTACTACTATTATGATATAGGAAATCGTGAGGCATTAACAGAACGATATGATAGAAAGAAAATGACGTATGAGGAATTAATCCATTTATTTTCAGAGATACAGGCACTTCTTATGAAAGCTAGGGAGTATTTGCTTGGAGCAGATCATTTTATCTTAGATCCTCGCTATATTTTTGAGGGAGAGAATAAGATATCATTTATTTACGTTGAGGCGGTTAGCAAGGAATTACGTATTCAGATGAGAGAATTATTAATCTATTTGATGGAGAAAGTGGACTATTGTAATAAGAAAGCCGTAACACTAACCTATGAATTGTTTCAGATTGTAAATCAGGATACCTGTACACTGGAATATTTCTTTCATTCACTGAGTAAGGAGATTAATAGAAATATTGATGACATTGAGCCAGCGATAATTGCTGATATGGATGAGTCTAAAGTTGTTGTGGAGCCCAATATGGTCCAAGCAGGAAAGGTTAAGGAGCAACCATTAGAAAAGAACAAGAAGACTCAAAGCGTAGGCGCTCTATCTATTATGATGGTTATTATCTCATTACTGTTATCAGGTGCTGTAATCTATACGTTATATTATTATGGATTACTTAATAATAAAATTGGAGATAAGCTGGACTATACAAAGCTTGCTATAGTACTGGCAGTATTTATATTAATAAATTATCTTGTTATTCAAAAGAGTCTGATGAAAAAATCCAATAAGGAGGAAATTATTGCACAGTCGACAGTACCTAATACTTGTAATAGAGTAGTAAAGGAAAAGGAAGAACATACTACGGCATTAGTAGAAACAAGTCATTCAGAGCCAACTACAGTTTTAGAGGAAGAAGGAAAATATCTATTGCAGGCAGTTGAAAAGGAAAGCTATAACGATTTATTTGTATATTGTTATCCTTATACATTAGGAAAGAGTGCAAAGATGGCAGATGGGATTATTAATAATTCCAATGTAAGTAGAATTCATGCAAAGATTGAGCGGATAGAAGGAGATATGATGCTTTGCGATATGAATTCAACTAATGGAACCTATATAAATAATCAGAGAATTCCTAAGGGCACAAAAGCGAAACTAAAAGTAGGAGATGAAATTCGATTGGCTGATGTGGAATATTTATTAGTGAGGAGTTCGTGA
- a CDS encoding leader peptide processing enzyme: protein MFSHMMIAVLIIGLGIAAYWDFRYQEISAKYMLAFWITIFMMKLVSAEGFTVSILLGEITGGVLLLISRLFKNSVGTADGIILCITGIVLGGIGNLVLLFHSLLIGAIGCIFLMVFRSYGRKSTIPFIPCIFLAYFGSVIF, encoded by the coding sequence ATGTTTAGCCATATGATGATAGCAGTTTTAATTATAGGATTAGGAATAGCAGCATATTGGGATTTTAGATATCAAGAAATTAGTGCTAAGTATATGTTGGCTTTTTGGATAACAATTTTTATGATGAAATTAGTCAGTGCAGAAGGCTTTACGGTATCAATATTGCTAGGAGAGATTACCGGAGGAGTTCTACTTTTAATAAGTCGATTATTTAAGAATTCGGTAGGAACTGCAGATGGAATTATATTATGTATCACAGGGATCGTTTTAGGGGGAATAGGAAATTTGGTATTACTGTTTCATAGTTTGTTAATTGGAGCAATAGGCTGTATCTTTCTTATGGTATTTCGTTCTTATGGAAGAAAGAGTACCATACCATTTATCCCTTGTATTTTCCTTGCGTATTTTGGGAGTGTGATCTTTTGA